A window of the Microvirga terrae genome harbors these coding sequences:
- a CDS encoding tRNA1(Val) (adenine(37)-N6)-methyltransferase: MAEITEDLLLNGRVRLLQPQKGHRAGTDAVLLAVSAEARPGDMVMDVGAATGAVGLMVAARQDAARFVFVERDPHLAELCRRNCRDNRVAGEVAVADVLDRTSREAAGLRLGSADLVLTNPPFLEEGHARISPDRGRAAAHALPTGGLDAWLKICTGLLKPKGRLVLIHRADRTLECLRILGKWLGGLELRFVHPSADRPAIRLLLSGIKDSRAPVSILPPVILNGPDGRFTPQAEALHRGEAILL; the protein is encoded by the coding sequence ATGGCTGAGATCACGGAGGATCTCCTCCTGAACGGGCGGGTCCGCCTCCTGCAGCCGCAAAAGGGGCACCGGGCCGGCACCGATGCGGTGCTGCTCGCAGTCTCTGCCGAGGCGAGGCCCGGCGACATGGTAATGGATGTGGGCGCGGCGACCGGAGCCGTCGGCCTCATGGTGGCGGCGCGGCAGGACGCTGCGCGCTTCGTCTTCGTGGAGCGGGATCCTCACCTCGCCGAATTGTGCCGCCGCAACTGCCGGGACAACCGCGTCGCGGGCGAGGTCGCCGTCGCGGACGTGCTCGACAGGACCTCCCGCGAGGCTGCAGGTCTCAGGCTCGGGAGCGCCGATCTCGTCCTCACCAATCCGCCGTTCCTCGAGGAGGGTCACGCGCGGATCTCGCCCGATCGCGGCCGGGCAGCTGCTCATGCGCTGCCCACCGGCGGATTGGACGCTTGGCTGAAGATTTGCACGGGACTTCTCAAGCCGAAAGGCCGGCTCGTCCTGATCCACCGGGCCGATCGGACGCTCGAATGTCTCCGGATTCTGGGGAAATGGCTCGGAGGTCTGGAACTCCGCTTCGTGCATCCGAGCGCCGACCGGCCGGCCATTCGCTTGCTCCTGTCCGGGATCAAGGACAGCCGGGCCCCCGTGAGCATCCTGCCGCCGGTGATCCTGAACGGGCCGGACGGCCGCTTCACCCCACAGGCGGAGGCTCTTCACCGGGGAGAGGCCATCCTTCTATGA
- a CDS encoding polyprenyl synthetase family protein, translating into MGVVVPFEDKHPEKNAGIEKLVSLVASDMERVNAMILSRTGSEVTMIPEVANHLISSGGKRLRPMLTLATAGLSGYQGDGHVKLAASVEFMHTATLLHDDVVDESDMRRGKIAARIKWGNEASVLVGDFLLGQAFRMMVEVGSLRALDILSAAATVIAEGEVMQLAAAKNTETTEDEYLAVIRGKTAELFAAACEVGPVIAGRPKAEQAACRSYGMNLGIAFQLVDDALDYGGKAATLGKNVGDDFREGKITLPVVLSFRRGTDEERAFWKRVLEQGEIEDADLEQAIAIMRRHRALEDTVERARHYGAMARDALALFPSSPMKQALLDAVDFCIARAY; encoded by the coding sequence GTGGGCGTCGTCGTTCCGTTCGAAGACAAGCATCCCGAGAAGAATGCGGGCATCGAGAAGCTCGTGTCCCTTGTGGCCTCCGACATGGAACGGGTCAATGCGATGATCCTGTCGCGGACGGGATCCGAGGTCACAATGATCCCGGAGGTGGCGAACCATCTCATCTCCTCCGGCGGCAAGCGCCTTCGGCCCATGCTGACGCTCGCAACCGCCGGGCTCTCCGGCTATCAGGGCGACGGGCACGTGAAGCTCGCGGCCTCGGTCGAGTTCATGCACACCGCCACCCTCCTCCACGACGACGTGGTCGACGAGAGCGACATGCGCCGAGGCAAGATCGCCGCCCGAATCAAGTGGGGCAACGAGGCCAGCGTGCTCGTCGGCGACTTCCTGCTCGGACAGGCCTTCCGCATGATGGTGGAAGTGGGGTCACTGCGGGCGCTCGACATCCTGTCGGCGGCCGCAACGGTGATCGCCGAAGGCGAGGTGATGCAGCTCGCCGCCGCCAAGAACACCGAAACCACGGAGGACGAGTACCTCGCCGTGATTCGGGGCAAGACGGCCGAGCTCTTCGCCGCCGCCTGCGAGGTGGGTCCGGTCATCGCCGGGCGCCCGAAGGCCGAGCAGGCCGCATGCCGCTCCTACGGGATGAATCTCGGGATCGCCTTCCAGCTCGTGGACGATGCTCTGGACTATGGCGGCAAGGCCGCCACACTCGGCAAGAACGTGGGCGACGATTTCCGCGAGGGCAAGATCACCCTGCCGGTGGTCCTGTCATTTCGGCGCGGCACCGACGAGGAGCGCGCCTTCTGGAAGCGCGTGCTCGAGCAGGGTGAGATCGAGGACGCGGATCTCGAGCAGGCCATCGCCATCATGCGCCGGCACCGGGCCCTCGAGGACACCGTCGAGCGGGCCCGGCACTACGGCGCCATGGCCCGCGACGCCCTCGCGCTCTTCCCGTCGAGCCCGATGAAGCAGGCCCTGCTCGACGCGGTCGATTTCTGCATCGCCCGGGCCTATTGA
- a CDS encoding glycoside hydrolase family 113: protein MSSPGQIFEWEGITQPSYWGGQILAGTGLKAMNQIVATGANTVTIIPNFFQANKFSNAVELHLGDPNNPWDNESDTFEQVKQSVLAAKNRGLKVVLKPHVETSDRVWRAEFAPTDPKAWFASYKAMMVEYAKVAQVAGAEMICVGTEMNSMIDPAKTCSDGKTYTQKWGEIIDAVRAVYSGKVTYAATYDTVQKVGFWDKVDFIGVDAYIPSSEINNPTVDQIVDAWVKPHFNSWVRDTLHGGKSVVDYYKALSEQYGKQVLFTEVGYKSMDGANKDPGVFGGSGTYDPQEQVDCYEALFKVMENYGGRWLAGSFLWSYYSFENPMVERNVPWTDYTTQRKPANVTVTTHYSGPAHTTGLVWNGTNVTDRLDGGYHNDTLNGAGGNDVLWGGAGNDRLNGGLGDDVLDGEAAEDTAVFSGARADYRIYAFGAGQYIVKDTRQNGDGTDELRNVEKASFSDQTVDLDDIGGTPPESVFSVAAVQASRREGSEGVTTDFTFKITRSSDVGDGSVKWRVQLPAGSVRANDFAVMTGEISMATGVTEQTITVKVRGDLLFEADETFTVELYGAGVGGAIGTGSANGTILNDDSDNAPSNIMLSNPAVAELAKAGTFIGTLSAADIDEDETHSFAIVNPDGRFTIEGNRLLVADGFRLDHEQASSHKLTVQVTDKGGATYAKDLVVHVTNEDPEKTAGSAADDVFYGGGGNDTLGGGAGHDRLFGGVGADTLTGDSGGDILSGGAGRDTLAGGKWSRMDPNKDAFLFDIKVTKSNYKSHTDSVKDAQFKYDAFYFDDAAFGNATIAKYLRGKNASLDHAVTIRKGWFTFDKATDRNDFFIAKKVNGKTYKLFFDADGAGTKQKALEIATVTYDKKIGGEISFKDFLFV, encoded by the coding sequence ATGAGCAGCCCCGGCCAGATCTTCGAGTGGGAAGGCATCACGCAGCCGTCCTACTGGGGTGGACAGATTCTCGCAGGGACGGGCCTGAAGGCGATGAACCAGATCGTGGCGACCGGCGCCAACACCGTCACGATCATCCCCAACTTCTTCCAGGCTAACAAGTTCAGCAACGCGGTGGAACTGCACCTCGGAGATCCGAACAATCCCTGGGACAACGAGAGCGACACCTTCGAGCAGGTGAAGCAGTCCGTTCTGGCGGCCAAGAACCGCGGCCTCAAGGTCGTGCTCAAGCCGCACGTGGAGACGAGTGATCGCGTCTGGCGCGCGGAATTCGCACCCACCGACCCCAAGGCTTGGTTCGCCAGCTACAAGGCCATGATGGTCGAATACGCCAAGGTGGCTCAGGTGGCCGGCGCGGAGATGATCTGCGTCGGCACCGAAATGAACAGCATGATCGACCCGGCCAAGACCTGCAGCGACGGCAAGACATACACGCAGAAATGGGGCGAGATCATCGATGCCGTGCGCGCCGTCTATTCCGGCAAGGTCACCTACGCGGCGACCTACGACACGGTGCAGAAGGTCGGCTTCTGGGACAAGGTCGACTTCATCGGCGTCGACGCCTACATCCCGTCCTCGGAGATTAACAATCCGACCGTCGACCAGATCGTCGACGCCTGGGTGAAGCCGCATTTCAATTCGTGGGTCCGCGACACCCTGCACGGGGGCAAGTCCGTCGTCGACTATTACAAGGCGCTCTCAGAGCAATACGGCAAGCAGGTGCTGTTCACCGAGGTCGGCTACAAGAGCATGGATGGGGCCAACAAGGACCCAGGCGTGTTCGGCGGCAGCGGCACATACGATCCCCAGGAGCAGGTCGACTGCTACGAGGCTCTCTTCAAAGTCATGGAGAACTATGGCGGCCGCTGGCTCGCCGGTTCGTTTCTCTGGAGCTACTACTCCTTCGAAAACCCGATGGTGGAGCGGAACGTGCCGTGGACGGACTATACCACGCAACGGAAGCCAGCGAACGTCACGGTCACCACGCATTACTCCGGCCCGGCTCACACGACGGGGCTCGTCTGGAACGGAACGAATGTCACCGACAGGCTCGATGGCGGTTATCACAACGATACTCTGAACGGCGCCGGCGGGAACGACGTTCTTTGGGGCGGCGCCGGAAATGATCGGCTCAATGGCGGCCTAGGCGACGATGTTCTCGATGGCGAAGCGGCTGAGGACACGGCGGTCTTTTCCGGCGCCCGCGCGGATTACAGGATCTACGCGTTCGGCGCTGGCCAATACATTGTGAAGGACACCCGTCAGAACGGAGACGGCACCGACGAACTCCGCAACGTGGAGAAGGCGAGCTTTTCTGACCAGACCGTGGATCTGGATGACATCGGCGGAACGCCTCCGGAGAGCGTCTTCTCGGTCGCGGCCGTTCAGGCCAGCAGGCGCGAGGGATCCGAAGGCGTCACCACCGATTTCACTTTCAAGATCACCCGCTCCAGCGACGTGGGCGATGGCAGCGTCAAATGGCGTGTGCAGCTTCCCGCCGGCTCCGTCAGGGCCAACGACTTTGCCGTCATGACCGGCGAGATTTCCATGGCAACGGGGGTGACCGAGCAGACGATCACCGTGAAGGTTCGGGGCGATCTCCTCTTCGAGGCGGACGAGACCTTCACGGTCGAACTCTACGGGGCAGGCGTCGGCGGAGCCATCGGGACCGGGAGCGCGAACGGCACGATCCTCAACGATGACAGCGACAATGCCCCAAGCAACATCATGCTGAGCAACCCGGCGGTGGCCGAACTCGCCAAGGCCGGAACGTTCATTGGCACGCTGTCAGCCGCGGACATCGATGAGGACGAAACGCATAGCTTCGCCATCGTCAACCCGGACGGGCGGTTCACGATCGAAGGCAACAGGCTGCTGGTGGCTGACGGCTTCAGGCTCGATCATGAGCAGGCCTCCTCGCACAAGCTCACCGTGCAGGTGACAGACAAGGGCGGGGCAACCTACGCCAAGGACCTCGTGGTACATGTCACCAACGAAGATCCGGAGAAGACCGCAGGCAGCGCGGCCGACGACGTGTTCTATGGTGGCGGAGGCAATGACACGCTCGGTGGCGGAGCAGGTCACGATCGCTTGTTCGGCGGTGTGGGCGCCGACACGCTCACCGGCGACAGCGGCGGTGACATCCTCTCGGGCGGGGCCGGCAGGGACACGCTCGCCGGCGGCAAATGGAGCCGGATGGACCCGAACAAGGACGCATTCCTGTTCGACATCAAGGTGACTAAGAGCAACTATAAGAGCCACACCGATTCGGTGAAGGATGCTCAGTTCAAATACGATGCGTTCTACTTCGACGATGCCGCCTTCGGCAACGCGACCATCGCCAAGTACCTAAGGGGCAAGAACGCCTCGCTCGACCATGCGGTCACGATCAGGAAGGGCTGGTTCACGTTCGATAAGGCCACGGATCGGAACGACTTCTTCATCGCCAAAAAGGTGAATGGCAAGACCTACAAGCTGTTCTTCGATGCGGACGGCGCGGGCACGAAGCAGAAGGCCCTGGAGATCGCCACCGTGACCTATGATAAGAAGATCGGCGGCGAGATCTCCTTCAAGGATTTCCTCTTCGTCTGA
- a CDS encoding DUF2007 domain-containing protein yields the protein MVEIVRTSDLVLVGFLQSLLENANIPVFVADMHMSALEGMTGAFPRRILVPEDHLAQARRLVSEAGLAGELRHG from the coding sequence ATGGTCGAAATCGTCCGCACCAGCGATCTCGTTCTGGTCGGCTTCCTACAATCCCTCCTGGAAAACGCCAATATCCCGGTTTTCGTGGCAGACATGCACATGAGCGCCCTGGAGGGTATGACCGGCGCCTTTCCGCGCCGGATTCTCGTGCCGGAGGATCACCTGGCCCAGGCCCGCCGCCTTGTCTCCGAAGCCGGGCTCGCGGGCGAGCTGCGACATGGCTGA